The Enterococcus sp. 7F3_DIV0205 genome has a window encoding:
- a CDS encoding GNAT family N-acetyltransferase yields the protein MTIREIKKIQPRHYDLLLLADPQRRLVDDYLQRGFCFELVSNKTITGILVLLPTRPETLEIVNIAVSENNQGQGLGEKLIRFALAYASSNQYKTVEIGTGSTSFGQLYLYQKCGFRMTSIDHDFFLRHYEEEIVENKLILKDMVRLSLDL from the coding sequence ATGACCATTAGAGAAATCAAAAAAATTCAACCAAGGCATTATGACTTATTATTACTAGCTGATCCTCAGAGACGTTTAGTGGACGATTATTTACAACGTGGTTTTTGTTTTGAACTGGTTTCAAATAAGACAATAACTGGTATTCTGGTCTTACTTCCGACCAGACCAGAAACATTGGAAATCGTCAATATTGCTGTGTCCGAAAACAATCAAGGTCAAGGTCTGGGTGAAAAACTGATTCGCTTTGCATTAGCTTATGCCTCTAGTAATCAGTATAAAACCGTCGAGATTGGTACTGGTAGTACTAGTTTCGGACAATTATACCTTTATCAGAAATGTGGATTTCGCATGACGAGTATCGATCATGACTTTTTTCTCCGTCATTACGAAGAAGAAATTGTTGAAAATAAACTTATTTTGAAAGATATGGTTCGATTAAGTTTAGATCTATAA
- a CDS encoding YjjG family noncanonical pyrimidine nucleotidase, translating into MKFKTLLFDVDDTLLDFQLTEKKALQALFQEEGLFLTDEIEATYKKINSQLWREFEQGKINKETVTDTRFSLLFERLNKHVDGKKMGEQYRHHLSQGHDLLGNSKEIIERLHSEYDLYIVTNGIAKTQYQRLNDSNMTSFFNDIFVSEEVGYQKPMKEYFDYVFERIPSFDREKTMIIGDSLVSDIQGGNQANIQTLWLNPTKQSTVPTIQPTYEISRLDDIFSVLE; encoded by the coding sequence ATGAAATTTAAAACATTACTATTTGATGTCGATGATACATTGCTAGATTTTCAATTAACAGAAAAAAAAGCCTTACAAGCACTTTTTCAAGAAGAGGGACTCTTTTTGACAGATGAAATAGAAGCGACCTATAAAAAAATCAATAGTCAATTATGGCGCGAATTTGAGCAAGGAAAAATAAATAAAGAGACGGTCACGGATACTCGTTTTAGTTTACTATTTGAACGGCTGAATAAGCATGTTGACGGAAAAAAAATGGGAGAACAGTATCGTCATCATTTAAGTCAAGGACATGATTTGTTAGGGAATAGTAAAGAAATTATTGAGCGTCTCCACTCAGAGTATGATTTGTATATTGTGACAAATGGTATTGCCAAAACACAATATCAACGATTGAATGATTCTAACATGACCTCATTTTTTAATGATATTTTCGTTTCAGAAGAAGTTGGGTATCAAAAACCGATGAAAGAATATTTTGATTATGTTTTTGAGCGAATTCCTAGTTTTGACCGAGAAAAAACAATGATTATTGGGGATTCCTTGGTTTCAGATATTCAAGGAGGAAACCAAGCGAACATTCAAACACTTTGGCTAAATCCAACCAAGCAATCAACGGTACCAACTATTCAGCCAACCTATGAAATCAGTCGTTTAGACGATATTTTTAGTGTATTGGAATAA
- a CDS encoding 16S rRNA pseudouridine(516) synthase translates to MRLDKLLEHEKIGSRRKVKALIRSKQVTVDGQIIMNESLNVDAALQNIFVGDTKIQQKTHVYYMLNKPQGVVTAVKDAKHQTVIDLIEKNDQRVGLYPVGRLDRDTEGLLLLTDNGQLGYQLLLPHKKVSKRYEVTVNEELTALDCQAFSEGIVFSDGKKCKSATLTILSSKKDESHAYLDITEGKFHQVKKMFLAVGKKVIHLKRVSMGPIQLDSTLSLGEYRPLNQAELQALLPYFTIHKKEKSVEDEI, encoded by the coding sequence ATGCGTTTAGATAAATTATTGGAACATGAGAAAATCGGGTCTAGAAGAAAAGTCAAAGCCTTGATTCGCAGTAAACAAGTGACTGTGGATGGACAGATCATTATGAATGAAAGTCTAAACGTAGATGCTGCTTTACAAAATATTTTTGTTGGAGATACAAAAATTCAGCAAAAAACCCATGTCTACTATATGCTGAATAAGCCTCAAGGCGTTGTGACAGCAGTCAAAGATGCTAAACATCAAACGGTGATCGACTTAATTGAGAAAAATGATCAAAGAGTAGGACTATATCCAGTAGGACGTTTAGATCGTGACACAGAAGGATTGTTATTACTAACAGATAATGGTCAGTTGGGCTACCAATTATTATTGCCTCATAAAAAAGTCTCAAAGCGTTATGAAGTCACCGTGAATGAAGAATTAACAGCGTTAGACTGTCAGGCTTTTTCTGAAGGTATTGTCTTTTCTGATGGAAAAAAATGTAAGTCAGCAACGCTGACGATTCTATCTTCAAAAAAAGATGAGAGTCATGCCTATTTGGATATTACAGAAGGAAAATTCCATCAGGTCAAAAAAATGTTTTTAGCGGTAGGAAAAAAAGTTATTCACCTAAAACGAGTATCGATGGGACCGATCCAGTTAGATTCAACACTTTCCTTAGGGGAATACCGCCCTTTAAACCAAGCGGAATTACAGGCTTTATTGCCTTATTTTACTATTCATAAAAAAGAAAAGAGTGTAGAAGATGAAATTTAA
- the udk gene encoding uridine kinase, which translates to MKNTQPIVIGVTGGSGSGKTSVSRAIFNQFPNHSIMMLEQDSYYKDQSHLSFEERLSTNYDHPFAFDTDLLIEHLQQLIDYQPIEKPVYDYVAHTRSSDIIVQEPKEVIILEGILILEDTRLRELMDIKLYVDTDDDIRIIRRIKRDMEERGRTLDSVIEQYLTVVKPMYHQFIEPTKRYADIIVPEGGENHVAIDLITTKVASILNEV; encoded by the coding sequence ATGAAAAATACTCAACCAATCGTGATTGGTGTTACTGGTGGTTCAGGAAGTGGGAAAACGAGTGTCAGTCGGGCGATTTTCAATCAGTTTCCCAATCATTCTATCATGATGTTGGAACAAGATTCTTATTATAAAGACCAGAGCCATTTGAGTTTTGAAGAAAGATTATCAACCAATTATGATCATCCATTTGCGTTCGATACGGATTTACTGATTGAGCATTTACAGCAATTGATAGATTATCAACCGATTGAAAAACCAGTGTATGACTATGTTGCGCATACAAGAAGTTCAGACATTATCGTGCAAGAACCAAAAGAAGTCATTATTTTAGAAGGCATTCTGATTTTGGAAGATACTCGTTTGAGAGAACTGATGGATATTAAATTATACGTGGACACAGACGATGACATCCGCATTATCCGCAGAATTAAACGGGACATGGAAGAGCGAGGTCGAACGTTAGACTCTGTTATTGAACAGTATTTGACAGTAGTAAAACCAATGTATCACCAATTTATTGAACCAACGAAACGTTATGCAGATATAATCGTTCCAGAAGGTGGAGAAAATCATGTAGCTATTGATTTGATCACAACTAAAGTTGCTAGTATTTTAAATGAGGTATAA